A stretch of Manis javanica isolate MJ-LG chromosome 1, MJ_LKY, whole genome shotgun sequence DNA encodes these proteins:
- the HIGD2A gene encoding HIG1 domain family member 2A, mitochondrial has protein sequence MATPGPVTPETPFEPSQPPVIEGFSPGVHSTPESFKEKFLRKTRENPMVPIGCLGTAAALTYGLFCFHRGQSQRSQLMMRTRIAAQGFTVAAILLGLAASAMKSRA, from the exons ATGGCTACTCCTGGCCCTGTGACTCCGGAGACACCCTTTGAACCATCGCAGCCCCCAGTCATTGAGGGCTTCAGCCCCGGTGTCCACAGCACTCCGGAAAGCTTCAAGGAAAAGTTCCTTCGCAAGACCCGCGAGAACCCAATGGTACCCATAG GCTGCTTGGGCACGGCGGCCGCCCTTACCTACGGCCTCTTCTGCTTCCACCGGGGTCAGAGCCAGCGCTCCCAGCTCATGATGCGAACCCGTATCGCCGCCCAGGGCTTCACTGTCGCAGCCATCTTGCTGGGTCTTGCTGCATCCGCTATGAAATCTAGAGCTTGA